From Thermosipho affectus, a single genomic window includes:
- a CDS encoding bifunctional nuclease family protein, whose protein sequence is MKRATIKALALDKVNNSPVVILSIEGTKKILPIWIGACEASVLAMILENVTFERPLTHDLLLSMVEGLEAKMEKILINKIEDNTFYAKVILKDLTANDEEDDGLIEFDARPSDAIILALKTSSPIYVSNELVLDYSIDYPNEDYDKEDDEFKKFVENLDLDEFRKKFGKGSQGDN, encoded by the coding sequence ATGAAAAGGGCGACAATTAAAGCATTGGCATTGGATAAAGTAAATAATTCACCCGTTGTGATTTTATCTATTGAAGGTACTAAAAAGATACTTCCAATATGGATAGGTGCATGCGAAGCAAGTGTACTTGCTATGATTTTGGAAAATGTAACTTTTGAAAGACCGTTAACCCATGATCTTTTACTTTCAATGGTTGAAGGACTTGAGGCAAAGATGGAGAAGATATTAATAAACAAAATTGAAGATAATACTTTTTATGCAAAAGTAATATTAAAAGATTTGACTGCAAACGACGAAGAGGATGATGGATTGATAGAATTTGACGCAAGACCATCTGATGCTATTATTCTTGCTTTAAAGACATCTTCGCCGATATATGTTTCAAATGAGTTAGTATTGGATTATTCAATTGATTATCCTAATGAGGATTATGATAAAGAAGATGACGAGTTTAAAAAATTTGTTGAAAATTTGGACTTAGACGAATTTAGAAAAAAATTTGGGAAAGGTTCACAGGGGGATAATTAA
- a CDS encoding lysophospholipid acyltransferase family protein: protein MRKIFEFFYTLYFLIGAFVYIVIYGAIVLFVGFVIGLFNKEVSRKFVVKQIEIFGRMTFKLLGIKVHVFGKKPKIDENYIVVSNHQSALDIPLIIGFVEPVAFIAKKELGKVPGINWFLKYLRSVLIDRGNVRKTAMSLKEVIRKLNEGVHFVLFPEGTRSFDGKVLDFKNRSLEIAYKYKIKILPISIWGAHKVLRKKSLFIKRHPIYIKIHDLVDPNIFDSEKVLREYVKSVVSKGVEDFERGIWDEKGDN from the coding sequence ATGAGAAAAATATTTGAGTTTTTTTATACGTTATATTTTTTGATTGGGGCCTTTGTTTATATTGTAATATACGGTGCGATAGTTTTATTTGTAGGATTTGTTATAGGTTTATTTAACAAAGAAGTATCTAGAAAATTTGTTGTAAAGCAGATTGAAATTTTCGGTAGGATGACTTTTAAATTACTTGGGATTAAGGTGCACGTATTTGGTAAAAAGCCAAAAATAGATGAAAATTATATTGTCGTGTCTAATCATCAAAGTGCTCTTGATATTCCTTTAATTATTGGATTTGTTGAACCTGTTGCGTTTATTGCCAAAAAGGAATTGGGAAAGGTGCCGGGAATAAATTGGTTTTTAAAATATCTTAGAAGTGTTTTAATAGATAGAGGGAATGTGAGAAAGACGGCAATGTCTTTGAAAGAAGTTATAAGAAAACTAAATGAAGGAGTTCATTTTGTTTTGTTCCCAGAAGGTACGAGAAGTTTTGATGGGAAGGTTCTAGATTTTAAAAATAGAAGTTTGGAGATAGCTTACAAGTATAAGATTAAGATTTTGCCGATTTCCATTTGGGGAGCGCATAAAGTACTTAGAAAAAAGAGTTTGTTTATAAAAAGGCATCCTATATATATTAAAATCCATGATTTAGTGGATCCCAACATTTTTGATAGTGAGAAAGTTTTAAGAGAATATGTAAAAAGTGTAGTTTCAAAAGGCGTTGAGGATTTTGAAAGGGGGATTTGGGATGAAAAGGGCGACAATTAA